Below is a genomic region from Henckelia pumila isolate YLH828 chromosome 3, ASM3356847v2, whole genome shotgun sequence.
TCGGGTTCTTGATAAGGAAGGAAGGAGTTAAATACGGAGCTCtttcctataaataccaggttcacTTTCATTATTTGCATCCTAATTTTCACTCGTGTAcacacaccactctctatatttcgctatcctagcatctTACTTGAGCGTTGGAGGAGATACGCCAGAACACCTTCCGGCCCCCCTTTATCACTCTTGTTCATGGTTTCAGGTCAGCAACAACTCATCTTCTGTTGGAGGAATTTCATCATTTCATCTGTTGGAGGAATTTCATCAGTTCATCCAAGGAGATCACTTTATTGAAGTATATCAGCTGTTTTTAATAAGATTAGTCAAACACCATCTATGCAGTTATTCAGAAAATATACCTTCTCATAAATTGCATCAAGGTTTAGAAGATCTCTGTTTGTTGTGTTCATGGGATCTCtccagttcatatctcaaaatTCAATATCAATGACTGCAAGTTAGAAATTCGTTCCTATTTATTTTTTCGCATCTCTATCTTTACGTGTTATGTTTTGCGTAGATAGATCAAATTTAGTTTTCAATATGTTAATTTCTTTCTCTTGAGCAGAATAAAATGCAgcatttgaagatttattttgATTAATAACCGAGCCTAACAAATTTCGATGCGATTCTTAGTGTGATATGAATTATGATTGCAAAGGCTTGGCTAGCTGTCAGTGTTCTAAAAGGAGATACTTAAGACCGTCTAGGCAACGCCTAGGCGCTAGGCGGTTGTCCACGGCCTCGAATTGTAAACATTTGAAGCTTCTGGGAGTTATTACATTAATTGACCGTCTAGATCACCACCTAATCTCCACTTAAACGCCTCAAAATCCGCCTAGATTAACATAtatgtaaattttttattttactttttttaaaaaaatattatttgacatATTTGTCCATCAATTTGTAGCGGATGAAGGAGAGAAATATGTCATGTATTTCAagtttgaatttgataaagaggaattattggagaaatattaagatgaacaagaataattagatatttagactAAAAAAACACCACTTAGGCAGATGGATTCGATAATGACGAATTATTGGAAAAGTATTAAGATGAACCGGACTAGAATAATCAAATATTTAGCCTAAAAAAAATCGCCTAGGCCCAGCCTAGGCGGTCGCCTAAGCGTCTAGGCGCTAGATGGTGGGTGACCGCCTACCATCGCccaacgctttttaaaacatTGCTAGCAATAGGAAGAGGACTTTTCATTAAATCTGACTCCTAATGTGGACATGACTGTCATTTGTAAATATAAATAGGATTGGGTAGTTAGTTATAAATAGATTGTTGGAGAAAATGAAAGAAGCTTTCTTTCCCAAATTATTTTCCCTCGTCTTTCTACGTGCTGTTATATTTTCAACATAGTATTTGAGTCCAGACTCATCGTTATGTGTTGAACTGATCATAATTAGACCACTTGTAGTTAAACCGCTCGCTAATATCTTTACGCCTCAGATGTTTGGGGTGTGTTAAAATATGTCTCACATCGGTTGGATAGAATTTCGGGAGTTCCTTATGATATAGACAAGGACAATCATTCTCCCTTATGCTAACTTTGAGATTGAGTCAGGTACAAGTCCAAATTTTAACAAACTAATGTACAGAAGGTATATGTTTTTGATAATTTACCATATTTCTAACTTTCAACTTaccgttatatatatatatatatatatatatatatatatatatttctgatAAATAGTGTAAATTGCtataaataagaatataaagtgattgtaaatttaataataaacaTAGGGGTGACAGCGAATGGATTTGCTTTATGACGCTTCAGCATGTGAAAACGCTTAAAATAATTAGGAACATGCGTTCAAAAAAGTTTTAGGTAAGATTTTAATGTATAGTTAAACCAAGTATGATCGTAATTTTTTAATACTATATATATCACAAAACTTTTTATGATATCATCTCAAGTATAGATTTGTTAGACAGATCTCCGATTGATCCatgaaaaagtgtttttttactGCAATTACAGATCGAGTTAACCCGGGTCACATGATcgctaaaaatatatttattaaaaattctaaataattttatttaagttcgtttttaaaaaacataaatttgaattctaaaatatacatatcaatttttttttaagtatacattaattgtttattatcaTGTTGTTAATCCTATGGCACACAGGAAAAATAGTCCCGATGTTTGTCTAAACATCTCATATAAATGCATTGAGAGTTTTTTCTCTGGGTGTGTCATAAAATCACTCATGTTGATCAAAGATATATTTTGTAACCCGAAGGTTCTAAAACCAGTTGGATATTTGGTGTATAAATCAGCgaatcataaaacttacgtgaAATAATTTTACTGATTAATTTTATGATATGAATATCATATTCGCACTCAACTActcaaaaaatattacttaatttttatgctaaaattattattttttattataaatatatatgagtCGAGTCGACTTCTCTGGAATATAGATTCGTGAAATCAACTCATATGAGATCTAATTGAGGATCTAATAGATGATCAATTttcaaaaaggaaaaaaaacgaaaaaagaatatattaataaatattaattagtaCGACCAAACAAGATAAGAAAGCCCTCCCTACATGCAACTTTGTTAGAaagaattatataaaatataatatgaagcaatatatataaaataacacCTCTAAAAATATTATCACTTGTATATGATAGATTCAGGAAGTGGTTGCTTATTCCTTCTTGCAGAACAAGCCAAGAAGTAAGCAAAATTTCATTCTTATAAAATATGTATGTGTTACTTTAATTTTAACTGAGATCTCTTCTGATTAAATTAATGCCTGTGGTAATTTTATGATAGCTAGGGAACCTCCCCAAACCATTATCAACttcgaattaattaattaatataaaaaaaagggTAATTTGCATTCTTCCCTacattttttttccctttttcacTTCCCTcccataatatatttataatttttacatTTATAAGGGATATATATAAATGTCAAATGCTTAAAGTGTAAGGGAGTGAATGCAAATTATCCTTAAAAAATGATTATCCATGCATTTCTCTCAATTGATTACGTGTATATATTCATGTTAATCATCTGTAAGAAAAATTAGTATTCAAACGAATGCACCCATAAACGAATAATCAGAATATAATTAACTTTTAAAAAGGTAATCAAGCATGATTAAGTGCACTACGGAGTTCATGTATTTGTCACATATCCCCTAACatatatatcaaattaattttgtcatgtttgtttgtttttttggtGTGGTAGtccttattttttaaatttagcaATTTTATTCTATTGTTTATTAGGAGGGATTGCACACATATAAGAGTCGTGTTGGTGTCAAATGAACGTTATGTTAGAACCACATCAACATCACGTTGAAGAaatgaccaaaatcgcaaaaatacaaaaataactTATTAAAGCTAAAAATATTGATAATATAGATAATCAAAATCATCGTAACGAACCAAAATTCTAATTTGATTTTTGAAACCAAAATTCATATATTtgagtaaaaaataaaaaaagttatAGTAAGTAGAGATCTGAAACATGAATTTTTAAGTCATGTAAACCACCTATAAATTCAACACGAAGCTTTGCTATATGCATGTGATAAACAAACGTGGGGGAAAGTAAATTAGCAAAATGAAGAGCCAAAAACCATTAATTTGCCATCCCCTTTTTCCTTTCCTTCTGCTACACCAAATATTTGGTGTCGCTGCTTCGCATGCTCAACCAACTCCGCTTAGTACCAATTTTTACAGAAACATATGCCCGAACGTGGAATCTTTGGTCCGGGCCGCAGTCGAGACAAAGTTCAGGCAGACGTTCGTGACCGCTCCCGCCACGCTCCGCCTCTTTTTCCACGACTGCTTTGTTCGGGTTTGTGCATCATAAAAATCTCGAGCCACTTCATAtataacaatattttttatatatatatagtcataAAACTTTggtatattaataaataaataaaaaaaatcaatgtgGCATGCATGAATGCGTCAGGGTTGTGATGGGTCCATTCTTCTGGCATCACCCAACGGCAAGGCGGAGAAGGATCACCCCGACAACCTTTCGTTAGCCGGAGACGGATTCGACACCATCATCAAAGCTAAATTAGCTGTGGATAGTATTGCTCAGTGCAGAAATAAAGTTTCGTGCGCAGATATACTAGCATTGGCCGCAAGGGATGCCGTAAATTTGGTATTTTATATTTCTTCACTACATTGTTAATTTAGTTTCAACAAACCAATATTGCACGCACCGctctgaaatttcaaaatttctcatgaatcttttttttaattaactCTTGATGTTTTCAATCTTGAACACATGCACTCTTGAAATCACGTACGTACGGACAAAATATTTGTGTAtgctcaaaatttcaaaacataagAAAGACGTGATATACAGATTTTTTTTATGAGAGGTTTTCAGTGATGAATATCCTAGTATATACACAATTAACACAGCTTAAAACTAATGAAGTGGTTTGTATGGTATATATGATTAGGCTGGAGGACCATTTTATGGAGTGGAATTAGGGAGAAGAGATGGAGGAATTTCTACAATGGGCAGCGTACAGAGAAAGATTCCAGGGCCAGGCTTTAGTTTAAACCACCTCACATCCATGTTTTCCAGACATAACCTCCACCTCACTGATTTGATTGCATTATCAGGtgtgacaatttttttttttaaaaaaattctgctGTGACAATTTATCTCATTATACTTTGATCCATTTTCCcatgaatttatatatatattgagaaaACAGTTTTATTAGATTTTGATCTTAATGCTGTAGGTttaatttgtttcttttttttactCCTATTTGATATAATGGATACtcaaaattattgatttaaaaAGATGTAGGTCCTATGTGAGAAAATCTGGGCATTTGCTCGACATAAAGTTTTTTAAATTATCTAATTTTAGCtatagattttttattttatggtaaaaatatacaatattatattttgtttactaataatatcatttaatttttttccctTATAGAAATTTTTAATTGGTATAATTTTACCCATAATTTTTTATCTTATAGAACAAATtagaaaatattatattttgttcattaaaacatattattttaagtttttacaCACGACTACCAATTTTTAAATTGATATAATAATATCTATATTATTGTATCATTTTGATGTCAAACATCCAAACATAATTcgcaaaagaaaaagaaatctgaaaataataaaaatattatattttatttaggtgaGAGTATTGATTAAAGGAGTGTTTGCAAAAgattatatttttatagaaGTGATTAAGGCcccgtttggatttggtagacattttttaaaaaaagcacttttttaagctataattttttgcttttgaaaaagctctaattaaatgaaaagcacttaaaaaatgCTTATTTGGTctggcttttgaaaccaaacggggcctaaatttatagattataaaaaagttaagaaaaatcaaaagttggtagtgtttgaaaacaaatgtgaaaatctaaaaatcaaagttgggcagtgtttgataaataagtgattagagtgattttaacattgatctttttattagaatcacttttggatcACTGTATGACtaacttttggatttcaattaaattaagtCTAAGTTAACACATAATTtgggtttaagaaacacacatgaaaagtgattttttaagccaaaatctaacaataacttttttttagtgatcgCAAACACTCTCTAAGTTTTTGACAACTTGATTCCTAATTTTTGGTTGCGTCCGAGGTGGCGCcggatattaatatattattgatATGACATGAGAAATTGTCCAAATGACAACAAATATTATTGgtatgtataaaaaaaaaacttaaaaccaAAAATGTGAAACATTTTGATGAATTAGACCATGAAACCGAAAACAGGACAAGTTGGAG
It encodes:
- the LOC140889762 gene encoding peroxidase 16-like gives rise to the protein MKSQKPLICHPLFPFLLLHQIFGVAASHAQPTPLSTNFYRNICPNVESLVRAAVETKFRQTFVTAPATLRLFFHDCFVRGCDGSILLASPNGKAEKDHPDNLSLAGDGFDTIIKAKLAVDSIAQCRNKVSCADILALAARDAVNLAGGPFYGVELGRRDGGISTMGSVQRKIPGPGFSLNHLTSMFSRHNLHLTDLIALSGAHTIGFSHCGRFSHRIYNFSRSSSIDPTLNTAYAMQLREMCPRNVDPRIAINMDPATFNTFDNAYYRNLIEGKGLFTSDQELFTDSRSRATVNLFASNSAAFGDAFALAMIKLGRIGVLTGNKGEIRIDCSKPN